A segment of the Macrotis lagotis isolate mMagLag1 chromosome 8, bilby.v1.9.chrom.fasta, whole genome shotgun sequence genome:
AAAGTGATCATATCCCGCTGTCTTCCACCACTCCCTTCTCATATCTTCTGTAGAGCAAACATCCCTACTTGCTTCAAGGATTTTCATATTATATGGTTTCAGTTTTCAAACTATCCTCATCATTCTCTTTTGGGAGCACTCCAACATGTTAGAGGGTCTTTAGAATTAAACACTTTAGATGTAAAGAACAGTACAGTGGGATTATTTGATGCTGTGCTTCTATCAATGCAAACTAAGGTGGCATTTGCTCTTAGTTTTGTAAAGTTTACTAAAGTAAACTTTTACTAAAGTATAACATGTTTCTCCCATAGTGACttgtattttgattttgttgaaACCAAATATAGTGCTTTGCATTTCTGTTCATTGAATTTGATCTTATTAGTTTTTAGCAGGTCCAAGAGACCAATCCTGGGTGAAAACTTCTATTTCCCTTTCCTATAGGAGGACTTACTAGAACCCAAGAACGGACACTGATTGCAGTAAAGCCAGATGGTGTTCAACGGAGGCTGGTTGGAGATGTCATCAGGCGCTTTGAGAGACGAGGGTTCAAACTAGTGGGCATGAAACTATTACAGGTAACAGTGCCTAATATGAATGGACCTGAGAATCTCCCTTGCTATCTTCAGAGACTCTAACCAGTATTTCAGCACTCCATTCTCATTGGTTCCATGGAGGCCCCTCATTTCTGGTCTAAGCAGTCAGGGCTGTGTTTTATGTGTGTAAGAAATATCATGTAGGCTTTCTAACTTGATCCCTTTGCTTCTTTTGTATATGCCCACAAGTACCAAAGATATTTAGTTTTCCAACAGTGGTCATGTTTTGTATTTATAGTTCCTGTTTCCATCATTGGCAGAACTGATGTGCTCTGGGAAAGTGTAATGCTCTGGGGTTGAAAAGAGATGGGTTGCTGGTATAGAAATCATCTGACTTTTTGGTACTAGGAGGTACCACTCCTCAGTAATTCAAGCAAATTAGTATCCACTGAGGGCTTGCTACATGTAGCAGGTTCTGAGTAGATTAACCTCCTACAAATTCTCCTGTTGCTATCAGCTCCAGATCTCTTCCCAACTCTCTCCCCATTGCCTTCCAGGCCTCAGAGAAAGTCCTTGCTGAGCATTACCATGACCTAAAGAAGAAGCCCTTCTATCCAAACTTGATCAACTATATGAGTTCTGGTCCTGTGGTCGCTATGGTGAGATTAGCCTGGACCTAGGTGCTGCTAAGAGGGAAAGTGGGAAGGGGTGGGGCTTCCTGTGGGGTGTTGGACAAATTGCTACCAATGCTCCCTTATTAGCGCCTGGTGATGACAAAGGGGACTCAACTACTAAGCTCTTCTCAGTTCTAggctcttctttctctgtctgaTGAGCAGGTGCACTATCAGTCAAGATGTCAAAAACATGGTAAGTTAAGTGCTTACCATGTGgatcaggcattgtgctaagttctaaggatgcaaagaaaagcaaatagatACATGGTTGCTTACAACATGCAAAGCACTATCTTTAAACAAGATACTGAAACTTTATACAAGATCTGGAAAGCATTCTAAGGCTCTAGGTATTAGTGGGAAAGGAAGACGATggatgtttttgtgtgtgtgtttgtgtgtgtgtgtgtaggggggcgGTTAGAAAAGTCTGAAGATGACAAGTCTTAAAGAAAACCAAGGGAGCCAGGAAGTGAAGGtgaggagggaaaacattccaggcaGTGTTGTGCTGGTGTTTACTGGCTCTCTGAAGGGAAAATGTACGCCTAGGACATACTTTTAAGTTGAATTTGCATCATTAATATttcctctatcactttcttaaatctagacaatctaCAAAAGAATAaaccaagccctgatttgtagcatttgctaagTTTTGCCTTGTGAATGTTCACGCTGAAAATTCAACAACCAGATCTTGAGAGGTGTTCACCAAGCAGATTCCATAACATTCCTGATTTTAGGCATGGCAGATAATCAGTAAAAGACACAGGgttgggagatggagtgtcaAGTGTGAGGAACAGCGAATGGGTCATTGTAACTGCATCAAAGAGTTCATGGAAAGGAGTAAAGTGTAAGACacctgggaaggaaggaaggggccAGATTGTGAAGAGCTTCAAATTCcaaagaggattttgtatttgattttagaGACCTCTTGGATACCagaataattatttcattcaccaaacattaattaagcattcACTATATGCAAAGCATTGTTCTTGGAGATGAGCAAAAGGCAAGGTTCAGAAAAAGCAAGGACCTTATCATAAAGAAAATTGTGGTCTAGTCAGGAGGGATGAAAGACAAACTCAGGTAGCTCTAACATACATAATTACATAGTTTGTATATTAGAGAGGCATAAAATAAAGTTCCTTCCCAAGACCAATTCTTGTCTTTCTGTCTTCCCCTTTTGGGAGGGTAGAGATTTGATGGCAGGGTCAACTACTCCATGAAGATGTGTACAATTTAGCTCTCATTTAATAAGTGCTAGGTATAGAAATCTTAGATTTACaggctagatttctttttttttttttttaggtttttgcaaggcaaatggggttaagtggcttgcccaaggccacacagctagataattattaagtgtctgagaccggatttgaacccaggtactcctgactccagggccagtgctttatccactatgccacctagccgtccctacaGACTAGATTTCTTTCCTAGGGACCTTGCCTCAAATCACTTTGGTTCTCATTGATTGACAACAAAAGGTCCCTGGTCAAGCCCCATTTGGTCATTATTTGGGCCCTAATTGACCCACAATGAAGATAAATCCATTTTGGTCTTAAATCCTAAGTACCTTCCCTACCCagattgattttttccttttttcattttttgactaGGTTTTTAGTGGCCATTTTCTGCATCATTTCTTACTTAACTTTAATTACTATATAAACACCACCTAAgttaaactgagacctgttaaagactttatcttaaaaggccaaggtctcctattgcatccagtcatcctgatctgtatCTAGTCATCAGACACAAgtgacttcagaggagaaagtgagactggtaatttTGCACAGGCTtctgtcacttaaatccatttcacttgcatatcatgacatcacttccctgattttgtggtcttttttgagaataaaggacaaacaacaagaaagatgaaaaatagcaGAATCTCAGTGCTTGTTTAGCATTGACCCTAGTATATTGTATGTGCTTAAGTAGTATGTGCTGATTCATCGATTGCCTCAGAGGTAGGATgggacatatatacacatatatatgcacccagGTCCAGTATGATATAAAGAGTGATAGAGCAGAAAGAGGAGGGCTGGACAAAGTATTGTAAGAGACTATTTGTTGTTTATGAAATGTAGGAAATGGCCTGTACAAACCCATGGAAATAAGAGTCATACTGGGGACTAACTACTTGTCCATTTGCTTTTTGTCATCAGGAATAGACAGGGTCTTTTTTTGTGTTGCAGGTGTGGGAAGGTTACAATGTGGTCCATACCTCTAGGGCCATGGTAGGAGACACTGACTCTGCAGAAGCTGCTCCAGGGACAATTCGGGGAGACTTCAGTGTTCATATCAGCAGGTATTGGCAGGGAGGGTCTAGCAGGTTGGGCAGTCTGAAAGGGGGAGACTGAGAAGAAGATGTAGGAAGAAAGCCAGAAGAAAGCAATATTACAAAAAACCTTGAAGATACATTCAGGAGAAGATAGGTGGTTTAGTGAATTGAGCATTGGTCTAGAGTtaaaagaacctgagttcagatccagccttaaCCACTTTCCTTTCTAGTAGTATGACAAATACCTCTTTCTAATTACTTGGGCATCAACATAGAAGTTTGAGAGTGGGGTAGGCTTAGAAGTATGGGGAAATAACACTAGTGACCAACTACATAGAGTCTCCCTAACTttcatgtttcatttttctccGGTACAGGAACGTTATCCATGCCAGTGATTCAGTGGAAGTGGCCCAGAGAGAGATCAACCTGTGGTTTCACAGCAGTGAGCTGGTGTATTGGGACTGCTGTAGTCACAGCAATGTGTACCATGTGTGAGGGAGAGTCTCAGCGCACCTCCTTCCCATACTGAGAATGGACCGAGGAGCAACTACCTCTGCCAATGAAAATGCTatgttcttcccttccttcctgtcCAAGTTACCTGCCATCCCCCATCCTAATCTCCTCCCTACCCACAGAGACCTTTCTGATGCCAAATCATGTGCCTTTTCACTCCATGCTCCAAGCCATTGAAGGATTCATTCTAATCCTTCCCTCAACCACCCTGCCAGTGAACCTTGGGGGTACTTGCTTGTAACTAGAGATAATGTTGACTATTAAAGAAGACACATTAAAATTCAATCTATAATTTGGTAACCATTCATCCTTTCTTGTTTCTATATGTGGGGATCaagttttttcattaaattttaaggtgggaagaaagggaaagggaaggaacatTTATTACGAGTCTACcatagggggaggctaggtggtgcagtggataaagcacaggccctggagtcaggagtacctgggttcaaatccgttctcaaacacttaataattacctagccatgtggccttgggcaagccaattaaccccatttgccttgtaaaaactttaaaaaaaagagtctaccACAGGCTAGGtgctttacaactattatctcatttgaccctcacaacaaccctttgaggcaggtgctattattattattattattattattattattattattattatccccaattacaaatgaagaaagtgaggcagatggcagttaagtaatttgcccagagtcacataggtcTTCCTAACACTGGGTCCACTGCTCTATCCTTCATAACACCTAGATGCCAGAAGACCCTAGACTTAGTTAGAACTCTTTATATCCCCCAAGAGAACCTAACATGGTATTCCCTGAGTGGAAAACACACACAAGGTTTATTGCCTGAATGAAACTCAAGCACCAAATATCCCCCTTTCTATTGACTGACAGATATAAGAACCATTGCAGTGCTGCAGATActaagaaaaata
Coding sequences within it:
- the NME4 gene encoding nucleoside diphosphate kinase, mitochondrial isoform X2; amino-acid sequence: MGFFPRCELRTLLGRGCAQSSSPTLATRQLLLSLPHGGVPSSILLRYNSGGLTRTQERTLIAVKPDGVQRRLVGDVIRRFERRGFKLVGMKLLQVWEGYNVVHTSRAMVGDTDSAEAAPGTIRGDFSVHISRNVIHASDSVEVAQREINLWFHSSELVYWDCCSHSNVYHV
- the NME4 gene encoding nucleoside diphosphate kinase, mitochondrial isoform X1; translation: MGFFPRCELRTLLGRGCAQSSSPTLATRQLLLSLPHGGVPSSILLRYNSGGLTRTQERTLIAVKPDGVQRRLVGDVIRRFERRGFKLVGMKLLQASEKVLAEHYHDLKKKPFYPNLINYMSSGPVVAMVWEGYNVVHTSRAMVGDTDSAEAAPGTIRGDFSVHISRNVIHASDSVEVAQREINLWFHSSELVYWDCCSHSNVYHV